A section of the Pseudanabaena mucicola str. Chao 1806 genome encodes:
- a CDS encoding helix-turn-helix domain-containing protein, which translates to MTQVGGKMTLTINKKAYGDLLAEIQPQVITNDAENEIALQNIEKLLAIPQPTAEEERILQLLLTLVEKYEDEHYPMNNASPLDILLHLIESNDLKQADLVNVIGSSGVVSEVVNGKRQISKNQAQALGKFFHVDPKLFL; encoded by the coding sequence ATGACTCAGGTAGGTGGAAAAATGACCCTTACTATTAATAAAAAAGCCTATGGGGATTTACTGGCAGAAATTCAGCCTCAAGTAATTACAAATGATGCTGAAAATGAAATTGCTCTACAAAATATTGAAAAACTGTTAGCAATTCCCCAACCTACAGCCGAAGAAGAAAGGATTCTACAGTTGCTTCTTACTTTGGTTGAAAAATATGAAGATGAACATTATCCAATGAATAATGCTTCACCTTTGGATATTCTCTTGCATTTAATAGAATCTAATGATTTAAAGCAAGCCGATCTAGTGAATGTAATTGGCTCAAGCGGCGTTGTGTCAGAAGTTGTCAACGGCAAAAGGCAAATCAGCAAAAATCAAGCACAAGCACTTGGCAAGTTCTTTCATGTCGATCCTAAGTTGTTTTTGTAG
- a CDS encoding type II toxin-antitoxin system HigB family toxin has product MRIYSKKTLDEFGKTHADVVTPLNSWHQVAKSASWQSIQDVKKSYSSADATGRFTIFNIKGNKYRLIVSIDYERQVIYIKYVLTHAEYDSGRWKNDPYY; this is encoded by the coding sequence ATGCGAATTTATTCTAAGAAAACCCTTGATGAATTTGGGAAAACCCATGCTGATGTAGTTACTCCTTTAAATAGCTGGCATCAAGTCGCAAAATCTGCATCATGGCAAAGTATCCAAGATGTCAAAAAATCTTATTCGTCTGCTGATGCGACGGGACGATTCACTATTTTCAATATCAAAGGTAATAAATATCGCCTAATCGTCAGCATTGATTATGAAAGACAAGTTATCTATATCAAATATGTCCTAACTCACGCTGAGTATGACTCAGGTAGGTGGAAAAATGACCCTTACTATTAA
- a CDS encoding ATP-binding cassette domain-containing protein, whose product MLETISDPLPVSLNQNIEASIQIRNLNFHYGEGDLFKQVLFDINLDVYPGQIVILTGPSGSGKTTLLTLIGALRTIQEGSLKVLGQELRSLHPKKLVQIRKNIGFIFQAHNLFHSLTARQNVMMSTDLYPNDFHNVAPARRAAEILGQLGLAERVDYKPHALSGGQKQRVAIARALVNRPKLILADEPTAALDKKSGRDVVTLMQKMAKEENITILMVTHDNRILDVADRIINLVDGNLESDNVVNTDVTNDARTFML is encoded by the coding sequence ATGCTCGAAACTATTTCTGATCCTTTGCCAGTCTCTTTGAATCAAAATATAGAAGCATCGATTCAAATTCGCAACTTAAATTTTCACTACGGTGAAGGTGATTTATTTAAGCAGGTTTTGTTCGATATCAATTTGGATGTCTACCCTGGGCAAATTGTGATTCTGACAGGTCCCTCTGGATCGGGTAAGACGACGTTATTAACTTTGATAGGGGCTTTACGCACAATTCAAGAGGGGAGTCTCAAGGTTTTGGGGCAAGAGTTAAGGAGCTTGCATCCTAAAAAATTGGTGCAAATTCGCAAAAATATTGGTTTTATTTTTCAAGCTCATAATCTCTTCCATTCTTTGACTGCTAGACAAAATGTAATGATGTCAACGGATCTATATCCCAATGATTTTCATAATGTTGCCCCTGCACGTCGAGCCGCAGAAATTCTCGGACAATTGGGGCTAGCAGAAAGGGTTGACTACAAGCCCCATGCGCTATCGGGTGGGCAAAAACAACGGGTGGCGATCGCACGTGCTTTGGTAAATCGACCTAAGTTAATTCTGGCAGATGAGCCAACGGCGGCTTTAGACAAAAAATCGGGGCGTGATGTGGTGACTTTGATGCAAAAAATGGCGAAGGAGGAAAACATCACAATTTTGATGGTGACTCACGATAACCGCATTCTTGATGTAGCCGATCGCATTATCAACCTAGTAGACGGCAATCTCGAATCAGATAATGTCGTGAATACAGATGTAACTAATGATGCACGTACATTTATGTTGTGA
- a CDS encoding glycosyltransferase has translation MVWAEIMIAAGGSTNWELAFMGLPSIEITIADNQKAIAAELDRQGVVINLGWHQDVTIEQISFALQELIGDRPKRETMSKKGRELVDGNGAKRVISKINSMSA, from the coding sequence ATGGTATGGGCAGAAATAATGATCGCCGCAGGTGGTTCGACTAATTGGGAATTGGCTTTTATGGGGTTGCCGAGCATAGAGATTACTATTGCTGACAATCAAAAAGCGATCGCTGCTGAGCTAGATCGTCAAGGTGTAGTCATCAATCTGGGTTGGCATCAGGATGTGACTATTGAGCAGATTAGTTTCGCATTGCAAGAGTTGATCGGCGATCGCCCCAAACGCGAAACCATGAGTAAAAAAGGACGAGAATTAGTCGATGGTAACGGAGCAAAGCGCGTTATCTCAAAAATAAACAGTATGTCAGCCTAG
- a CDS encoding Uma2 family endonuclease — protein sequence MTTSPIHTAPKIDYPDSDGQPMADNTQQFRWIVLIKENLELLFANDSKVFVAGDLLWYPVEGSPEIRVAPDVMVAFDRPKGDRGSYKQWLEGNIAPQVVFEILSPGNRLKEMTKKLQFYDRHGVEEYYIYDPESNDLHGLYRQDKRLNIIEDINNWTSPRLQIRFTLTEETLEIYRPDGQKFLTTLELSQRFEQEHQRAEQEYQRAERLLAQLKALGVEPN from the coding sequence ATGACGACCTCACCAATACACACAGCCCCTAAAATTGACTACCCAGATAGTGACGGGCAACCAATGGCAGATAATACACAACAATTTCGTTGGATCGTTCTTATCAAAGAAAACCTAGAGCTACTCTTTGCAAACGATAGTAAGGTTTTTGTGGCGGGTGATTTGTTGTGGTATCCAGTGGAAGGGAGTCCCGAAATTCGTGTCGCGCCTGATGTAATGGTGGCTTTTGATCGTCCCAAAGGCGATCGCGGCTCCTATAAACAATGGCTAGAGGGCAACATTGCTCCACAGGTTGTGTTTGAAATTCTCTCACCAGGTAATCGCCTCAAAGAGATGACCAAAAAGCTACAATTTTATGATCGCCACGGGGTTGAAGAATATTACATCTATGATCCTGAGAGTAATGATTTACATGGTTTGTATCGGCAAGACAAACGACTCAATATCATTGAGGATATTAACAACTGGACAAGTCCCCGCTTACAAATTAGGTTTACGTTAACCGAAGAAACTCTGGAGATATATCGTCCTGACGGTCAAAAATTTTTGACAACCCTTGAGTTAAGCCAGCGATTTGAGCAAGAGCATCAACGGGCGGAACAAGAGTACCAACGGGCGGAAAGATTATTAGCTCAGTTAAAAGCTTTAGGTGTTGAACCCAATTAG
- a CDS encoding Uma2 family endonuclease: MTVAIRSAKINDTNCTIQGVSWLQFESIEAAFSSVEGVRFVYLDGVLEIMTLSPEHEEIKSTIGLLLEAYLRHSGIRFYKRGSATLGSRDLGGRKEPDESYNFNLKKDIPDLIIEVVLTSGYINILDLYARMGIAEVWYWEDGKLKVYDLEEQVYKNVKASRFFPNLNLNILAKYITYYDQYEAIADFIKELQ, from the coding sequence ATGACTGTCGCCATCAGATCTGCAAAAATCAATGACACAAACTGCACTATTCAAGGCGTTAGTTGGTTGCAGTTTGAAAGTATAGAAGCCGCCTTTTCTAGCGTTGAGGGCGTGAGATTTGTTTATTTGGATGGTGTGTTAGAAATTATGACTTTGAGTCCTGAGCATGAGGAGATTAAAAGTACAATTGGATTGCTATTAGAAGCATATCTACGACATTCTGGAATTCGTTTTTATAAACGAGGAAGTGCGACTTTAGGTAGTAGGGATTTAGGCGGTCGCAAAGAGCCTGATGAATCCTATAATTTTAATCTCAAAAAAGATATTCCCGATTTAATTATAGAGGTAGTCTTAACCAGTGGCTATATTAATATCTTAGACTTGTATGCAAGGATGGGCATTGCTGAAGTTTGGTATTGGGAAGATGGAAAATTAAAGGTCTATGATTTAGAAGAACAAGTTTACAAAAATGTCAAAGCAAGTCGATTTTTTCCCAATTTAAATTTAAATATTCTTGCAAAATATATCACTTACTACGATCAGTATGAGGCGATCGCTGATTTTATTAAGGAACTTCAGTAA
- a CDS encoding DUF29 domain-containing protein, whose protein sequence is MITQVEMVSKTLYDSDYNLWVLETVKQLEKREFSALDLEHLIEEVTDLSRRDKRKLESLLTRLIEHLLKLKYWQSEREQNFGHWQAEVRTFRKQINKELKASPSLKAYCQEIFEECYQDAREIVSDRSQLPLATFPEQAIANLEQVLDENWFPSNEFNR, encoded by the coding sequence ATGATCACCCAAGTAGAAATGGTATCGAAAACGTTATATGATTCTGATTACAACCTTTGGGTACTAGAAACAGTTAAACAATTGGAAAAGCGAGAGTTTAGCGCTCTTGATTTGGAACATCTGATTGAGGAGGTTACTGATTTGAGTCGGCGCGATAAACGAAAATTAGAAAGTTTACTGACTCGATTAATTGAACACTTGCTAAAATTAAAATATTGGCAATCTGAAAGAGAGCAAAATTTTGGACATTGGCAAGCTGAAGTGCGTACTTTTCGCAAGCAAATCAATAAAGAACTAAAAGCTAGTCCTAGCTTGAAAGCATATTGTCAAGAAATTTTTGAAGAATGTTATCAGGATGCGAGAGAGATTGTCAGTGATAGATCGCAACTTCCCCTTGCCACTTTTCCAGAACAGGCGATCGCCAATCTTGAGCAAGTATTAGACGAAAATTGGTTCCCTTCAAATGAATTCAACAGATAG
- a CDS encoding GNAT family N-acetyltransferase, whose amino-acid sequence MNSTDRPLKLRKVRQEDCKLLWKWANDPVVRSSSFTSNSIAWEEHLRWFNDKLNSSNCYHFIAFNNQDVPIGQIRFDIDEQLQSIVSISLASNQRNQGYGKLILQMAISELFQRISVTNIQALIKPDNFASIKLFENVGFKNVGFTPIISVVPNILALKYIYDIYERS is encoded by the coding sequence ATGAATTCAACAGATAGACCTTTAAAATTGAGAAAAGTTAGGCAAGAAGATTGCAAGCTTCTTTGGAAATGGGCAAATGATCCAGTTGTCCGAAGCTCCTCTTTTACATCTAACTCAATTGCATGGGAAGAGCATCTTAGATGGTTTAATGATAAACTTAATTCATCTAATTGTTATCATTTTATTGCTTTTAATAATCAAGATGTACCAATAGGACAAATCAGATTTGATATTGATGAGCAATTACAATCGATTGTTAGCATTAGTCTTGCTAGTAATCAGCGTAATCAAGGTTATGGTAAGTTAATACTACAAATGGCAATTAGCGAACTTTTCCAACGTATATCAGTGACTAATATTCAAGCCTTGATAAAACCTGATAATTTTGCATCAATAAAATTATTTGAAAATGTAGGTTTTAAGAACGTAGGTTTTACTCCAATTATTTCGGTTGTCCCGAATATTTTAGCACTAAAATATATATATGATATATATGAAAGAAGTTGA
- a CDS encoding Uma2 family endonuclease — protein MTETVLLDIDNLPKLDNLPEIEIPPTQDQLPCDDGIPMETARHKLQMDLLVNPLSSWLASREAYVAGNMFVYFSPNQVKNHDFRGPDVFVALDVPKGERKSWVIWEEGKGPDVVIELLSTSTATFDKQQKKEIYQKRLRVPEYFWFDPFNPNDFAGFSIKDRGYEPIIPDAQGRLISQQLGLALVYWYGLYFDTTTTWLRWATLDGSLLPTDIEIAKQAQQQAEQAQQRAEQTESLLEQERQLTQKLLAQLRAQGINPIE, from the coding sequence ATGACTGAAACTGTATTACTTGACATAGACAATTTACCAAAGTTGGACAATTTGCCAGAAATTGAGATTCCTCCTACCCAAGATCAATTACCTTGCGATGATGGTATACCAATGGAAACAGCTCGTCATAAACTACAGATGGATTTGCTCGTGAATCCCTTATCATCTTGGCTGGCAAGCCGTGAGGCTTATGTAGCGGGTAATATGTTTGTTTACTTTAGTCCCAATCAAGTCAAAAACCATGATTTTCGCGGACCAGATGTATTTGTGGCGCTAGATGTACCGAAAGGAGAACGCAAAAGTTGGGTGATATGGGAGGAAGGTAAAGGACCTGATGTAGTAATTGAATTGCTATCTACAAGTACAGCAACATTTGATAAGCAGCAAAAAAAAGAGATTTACCAAAAACGATTGCGAGTACCAGAGTATTTTTGGTTCGATCCCTTCAACCCCAACGATTTTGCAGGTTTTTCTATTAAGGATCGTGGTTATGAGCCAATAATTCCCGATGCACAAGGACGGCTAATTAGTCAGCAACTTGGTTTAGCATTGGTGTATTGGTATGGTTTGTATTTCGACACCACTACTACTTGGTTACGGTGGGCAACACTGGACGGATCTTTGTTACCTACTGATATAGAGATTGCCAAACAAGCACAGCAACAAGCTGAGCAAGCACAGCAACGAGCCGAGCAAACAGAGTCTCTTTTAGAACAAGAGCGCCAGCTTACTCAAAAGTTGTTAGCACAACTACGCGCTCAAGGTATCAACCCTATTGAATGA
- a CDS encoding ABC transporter ATP-binding protein, translated as MSDVVIRVENLSKKYIIGHQKQERYTALRDVVSNGAKSLWQGLTGNRGTDSSDISEEFWALKDVSFEVKQGDRIGIIGRNGAGKSTLLKILSRITEPTSGKISIKGRVSSLLEVGTGFHPELTGRENIYLNGAILGMDRAEIKRNFDEIVSFAEVEKFLDTPVKHYSSGMYVRLAFAVAAHLEPEILIVDEVLAVGDAQFQKKCLGKMKDVSGEGRTVLFVSHSMPTITSLCSNAILLDKGNLIKRGNASEVIMQYYTSGVSSPASIVLSEEDKIVGDEYVQMISGCIKNSSGQISPEISINQNAYVTLKYKILQECSYKFIPNFHFYTADSVCAFIASDSKSSILPIGEYEAQCILPKNFLNEGAYFVGLAISSFDSGTKVHFFEPNILSFNIKDPLTDSVGRQHGYTGLVPGVVRPQLEWKLLQTK; from the coding sequence ATGTCTGACGTTGTAATTCGAGTTGAAAACTTAAGTAAGAAGTATATTATTGGACATCAAAAGCAGGAGCGCTATACAGCCTTACGAGATGTCGTTTCCAACGGGGCAAAGTCTTTGTGGCAAGGATTAACTGGTAATCGAGGTACTGATTCAAGTGATATCAGCGAAGAGTTTTGGGCACTTAAGGATGTTTCTTTTGAGGTAAAGCAAGGCGATCGCATAGGCATCATCGGACGCAATGGTGCAGGCAAATCTACATTACTGAAAATCCTAAGTCGGATTACGGAGCCAACCTCTGGTAAAATCTCAATCAAAGGTAGAGTTTCTAGTCTTCTAGAGGTAGGTACAGGTTTCCATCCTGAGCTAACTGGTAGAGAGAATATCTATCTTAATGGCGCAATTTTGGGAATGGATAGGGCAGAAATCAAAAGAAACTTTGACGAGATAGTTTCTTTTGCTGAAGTCGAGAAATTTTTAGATACACCAGTAAAGCATTACTCGTCAGGTATGTATGTACGACTTGCCTTTGCGGTAGCAGCCCATCTGGAACCAGAAATTTTAATCGTTGATGAAGTACTAGCAGTAGGTGATGCTCAGTTTCAAAAAAAATGCTTAGGAAAAATGAAGGATGTTAGTGGAGAAGGACGGACTGTACTATTTGTCAGCCATAGTATGCCCACGATTACTTCTCTCTGCTCAAATGCAATTTTGCTAGATAAAGGTAATCTCATCAAAAGAGGAAATGCCTCAGAAGTAATTATGCAGTACTACACAAGTGGAGTATCCTCACCTGCATCCATTGTTTTATCAGAAGAAGATAAGATTGTGGGGGATGAGTATGTACAAATGATATCAGGGTGTATTAAAAATAGTTCTGGTCAAATTAGCCCCGAAATATCTATTAATCAGAATGCCTATGTAACCCTAAAGTACAAAATTCTTCAAGAATGTAGTTACAAATTTATTCCTAATTTTCATTTCTATACAGCCGATAGTGTTTGTGCTTTTATTGCATCAGACTCAAAAAGCTCAATTTTGCCCATTGGCGAATATGAAGCTCAATGTATACTCCCAAAGAATTTTCTGAATGAAGGAGCCTATTTTGTTGGATTAGCAATTAGCTCTTTTGATTCAGGTACTAAAGTTCATTTCTTTGAACCAAACATTCTTTCTTTTAATATTAAAGATCCACTAACAGATAGTGTTGGCAGACAGCATGGGTATACAGGGTTAGTACCAGGAGTAGTTAGACCACAATTAGAATGGAAATTATTACAAACTAAATGA
- the rfbF gene encoding glucose-1-phosphate cytidylyltransferase: protein MKAVILAGGLGTRLSEETHLKPKPMVEIGGKPILWHIMKTYSVYGVNDFIICCGYKGYVIKEYFANYFLHMSDVTFDMQSNQMEVHQKKAEPWRVTLVDTGDETLTGGRLQRVKAYINNETFCFTYGDGVSNVNICELIDFHRQQQKFATVTAVQPPGRYGNINIDQGLVLNFQEKPQGDGGWINGGYFVLEPVVFEFLEGDQTSWEGQTLPIIAQKQELSAFNHYGFWQAMDTLRDKNYLENLWDSGNAPWKVW, encoded by the coding sequence ATGAAAGCAGTAATTTTAGCAGGTGGTCTAGGAACTCGGCTTAGTGAAGAAACGCACCTCAAGCCTAAACCGATGGTTGAAATTGGTGGGAAACCGATTTTGTGGCACATTATGAAAACTTACTCTGTCTATGGAGTTAATGATTTTATTATTTGTTGTGGCTATAAAGGCTATGTGATTAAAGAATATTTTGCCAATTACTTTCTCCATATGTCCGATGTCACTTTTGATATGCAATCTAATCAGATGGAAGTACATCAAAAAAAAGCAGAACCTTGGCGGGTTACTTTGGTTGATACTGGTGACGAAACTCTTACAGGTGGACGATTGCAGCGAGTTAAAGCTTATATTAACAATGAAACATTTTGTTTTACCTATGGTGATGGGGTGAGTAACGTTAATATTTGTGAATTAATTGATTTTCATCGGCAGCAGCAAAAATTTGCAACAGTTACGGCTGTCCAACCTCCCGGACGTTATGGAAATATCAATATCGATCAAGGTTTAGTCTTAAACTTTCAGGAAAAGCCCCAAGGTGATGGTGGATGGATTAACGGTGGATACTTCGTTTTAGAGCCAGTGGTTTTTGAATTTCTAGAAGGCGATCAAACTAGTTGGGAGGGGCAAACTTTGCCAATTATTGCTCAGAAACAAGAGTTATCTGCTTTTAACCACTATGGATTTTGGCAAGCTATGGATACATTAAGAGATAAAAATTATTTAGAGAACCTGTGGGATTCAGGTAATGCTCCTTGGAAGGTGTGGTAA
- the rfbG gene encoding CDP-glucose 4,6-dehydratase: MNPEFWQGKKVLITGHTGFKGSWLTTWLQILGAEVTGYSLPAPTNPCLFDLAKVGDRMISIVGDIRDLHHLVQVIKTHQPDIVIHMAAQALVRESYKNPVDTYAVNVMGTVNILEAARQVNSIKAIVNVTSDKCYDNQEWVWGYRESEPMGGYDPYSSSKGCSELVTSAYRNSFFHPQTYAQHGVGMATARAGNVIGGGDWARDRLIPDILRSWQSGQKVVIRYPQAIRPWQHVLEPLSGYLTLAEQLYKDGITYGGAWNFGPHESDAKTVGWIVERMANLWGAEAGWIEENVNQPHEAHYLKLDCSKARSLLRWHPRLDVNNALTWVMNWTKSLQSGDDMRDVTIDQIHQFMLLKASEN, from the coding sequence ATGAATCCAGAGTTTTGGCAAGGTAAAAAGGTTTTAATTACTGGACATACAGGTTTTAAAGGTAGTTGGCTAACAACTTGGTTACAAATCCTTGGGGCTGAAGTAACCGGCTACAGTTTGCCTGCCCCTACTAATCCATGTTTATTTGATTTGGCAAAAGTGGGCGATCGCATGATCTCTATAGTCGGTGATATTCGCGATCTCCATCATCTTGTGCAGGTGATCAAAACCCATCAACCAGATATCGTCATCCACATGGCAGCGCAAGCCTTAGTACGCGAGTCCTATAAAAATCCCGTGGATACCTATGCTGTTAATGTTATGGGAACTGTGAATATCTTAGAGGCAGCCCGACAAGTCAATAGTATCAAAGCAATCGTTAATGTGACTTCTGATAAATGCTATGACAATCAAGAATGGGTTTGGGGATATCGCGAATCGGAACCTATGGGGGGATACGATCCTTACAGCAGTAGTAAGGGTTGCTCAGAATTAGTAACTTCTGCCTATCGTAATTCCTTTTTCCATCCCCAAACATATGCCCAGCATGGTGTTGGGATGGCGACGGCTCGTGCTGGTAATGTGATTGGTGGAGGAGACTGGGCTAGAGATCGCCTCATTCCCGATATCTTGAGATCTTGGCAATCTGGTCAAAAAGTTGTAATTCGGTATCCCCAAGCGATACGTCCTTGGCAGCATGTACTTGAACCATTGTCTGGTTATCTCACACTAGCAGAGCAGTTATATAAAGATGGGATAACCTATGGCGGGGCATGGAATTTTGGTCCCCATGAGTCTGATGCTAAAACCGTGGGATGGATTGTGGAACGAATGGCAAATTTATGGGGGGCAGAGGCAGGCTGGATCGAAGAAAATGTGAACCAACCCCATGAAGCCCATTACTTAAAGTTGGATTGCTCAAAAGCACGAAGTCTATTAAGATGGCATCCAAGATTAGATGTGAATAATGCTCTAACGTGGGTAATGAATTGGACTAAATCTTTACAGTCTGGTGATGATATGAGAGATGTCACCATTGATCAAATCCACCAGTTTATGCTTTTAAAAGCATCTGAAAATTAG
- a CDS encoding class I SAM-dependent methyltransferase has product MTKAQCRFCKTDLKHTFVNLGMSPLSNSYLKSEQLNQSEKFYPLHTYVCSKCLLVQLEEFESPDHIFSDYAYFSSYSDTWLNHAREYTNLMIERFKFSSSSQVIEIASNDGYLLQFFQEQQIPVLGVEPAANVAEVAKSKNIPTLVKFFGVATAKELAEQNNKADLLLGNNVLAHVPDINDFVAGMKTILKQDGVITMEFPHLLQLISQNQFDTIYHEHFSYLSLTTVEQIFAYHGLTLFDVEELATHGGSLRIYAKHKDNHELKICDRLALLREKEKQSGLDRVETYLEFNAHVMKTKHKLLSFLVQIKNAGRSIVGYGAPAKGNTLLNYCGIRTDFLDYTCDRSPHKQGLFLPGTHIPIYAPEQIKVTKPDYVLILPWNLKDEIQEQLSYIREWGGQFIVPIPEVEVLG; this is encoded by the coding sequence ATGACCAAAGCACAATGTAGGTTTTGCAAAACTGATTTGAAACATACTTTTGTTAACTTAGGTATGTCACCTTTATCTAACTCTTACCTCAAATCTGAACAATTAAATCAATCAGAAAAATTTTATCCCTTACATACTTATGTATGCTCTAAATGCCTTTTGGTGCAGTTAGAAGAATTTGAATCTCCTGATCATATTTTTAGTGATTATGCCTATTTTTCTTCCTATTCGGATACTTGGCTAAATCATGCAAGAGAATATACAAACTTAATGATTGAAAGATTTAAATTTTCATCATCAAGCCAAGTGATTGAAATTGCTAGTAATGATGGCTATCTTTTACAGTTTTTTCAAGAGCAGCAAATCCCTGTTTTAGGTGTTGAGCCAGCTGCTAATGTTGCAGAAGTAGCTAAATCAAAAAATATACCAACTTTAGTTAAGTTTTTTGGTGTCGCAACTGCTAAAGAACTCGCAGAACAAAATAACAAAGCTGATTTACTGTTAGGTAATAATGTCTTAGCTCATGTTCCTGATATTAATGATTTTGTTGCAGGGATGAAAACTATTTTGAAGCAAGATGGTGTAATCACTATGGAGTTTCCTCATTTATTGCAACTAATCAGTCAAAATCAGTTTGATACTATTTACCATGAGCATTTCTCGTACTTATCTTTGACTACTGTAGAACAAATATTTGCCTATCATGGCTTGACCTTGTTTGATGTCGAAGAATTAGCTACCCATGGTGGTTCTTTACGGATATATGCTAAGCACAAAGACAACCATGAATTAAAAATTTGCGATCGCCTAGCTTTATTAAGAGAGAAAGAAAAACAATCAGGACTAGATCGGGTTGAGACCTATCTAGAATTTAATGCTCATGTTATGAAAACTAAGCATAAATTACTAAGTTTTTTGGTTCAAATCAAAAATGCGGGTCGATCTATTGTGGGTTACGGTGCACCTGCTAAAGGTAATACTTTATTAAATTATTGTGGCATTCGTACAGATTTCCTTGACTATACCTGCGATCGCAGTCCCCACAAACAAGGACTATTTCTCCCTGGAACGCATATTCCTATCTATGCTCCTGAACAAATCAAAGTCACCAAACCCGATTATGTCTTGATATTGCCTTGGAATCTCAAAGACGAAATTCAAGAACAGCTTAGTTATATTCGCGAGTGGGGCGGGCAGTTTATTGTGCCGATCCCAGAGGTCGAGGTTTTAGGATGA
- the rfbC gene encoding dTDP-4-dehydrorhamnose 3,5-epimerase, whose translation MKFLETKLKGAYVIEIEPIVDHRGFFARSWCQQEFHDRGLNANLVQCNISFNLQKGTLRGMHYQSHPHEEAKLVRCTQGAIYDVIIDLRPVSPTFKQWFAVELSAANRQMIYIPEGFAHGFQTLEDNTEVFYQMAEFFHLESAQGIRWDDPAFRIKWINDSKVISQKDLSYPLWIDV comes from the coding sequence ATGAAGTTCCTCGAAACTAAGCTCAAGGGAGCTTATGTGATTGAAATAGAACCAATTGTTGATCACCGTGGTTTCTTTGCACGATCGTGGTGTCAGCAGGAATTTCACGATCGGGGATTAAATGCAAACCTAGTACAGTGTAATATTTCTTTTAATCTTCAAAAAGGCACTTTACGAGGGATGCATTATCAATCCCATCCCCATGAAGAAGCCAAACTAGTTAGATGTACTCAAGGAGCAATCTATGATGTGATTATTGATCTTCGTCCTGTCTCGCCAACTTTTAAACAATGGTTTGCAGTGGAGTTAAGTGCTGCTAATCGTCAGATGATCTATATTCCTGAAGGCTTTGCCCACGGGTTCCAAACCCTAGAAGATAATACTGAGGTCTTTTATCAGATGGCAGAATTTTTTCATCTTGAGTCCGCACAGGGGATTCGGTGGGATGACCCAGCATTTAGGATAAAGTGGATTAACGATAGCAAGGTTATTTCACAAAAGGATTTATCCTATCCTTTATGGATAGATGTCTGA